Within Myxocyprinus asiaticus isolate MX2 ecotype Aquarium Trade chromosome 18, UBuf_Myxa_2, whole genome shotgun sequence, the genomic segment ggaggatctcgctttaatacgtcaatcgattacggcgatggaaaaaaaattctctgagctagtcacaagagtgacagatgttgaaaaatgaatcgattatttggaggcatcagagagggaattagccgctaatccgcccacgaccaaagttgatttggaacgtgttcttgaaaagcttgaagatcttgagaatagaagccacaggaataacattcgaattgttggaattcctgagcatgaggagggcagagatatggtgaatttcctagatgagcttttcccgagtctgctcgacataacaggccacaagctggaaatctagcgagctcacagatctgctgagggagaaaggccccgatcgattctggccaaatttttgagaccatccgataaagatctcatgttgcgccaggcgaggagcaaagaaaagcttttttggaagaattacaatattttcatgTCCCCGGATcttcagcggaagatcacttttgctttgatgtttccggccagactgagaataaacaccaaggacggcagcaaagtatttacatgtcccaatcaggcaatgtcttttattgaaacaatgggtgagtaaccattgggtgtttttcttgtgagtggattgactcactgtacatactttGGCTTttggaggaagctgggcaccatttttgtttctttttgcattggctccgacgagtggttggagtttgttttgttttgtggattaacacttttccttaaagaaacttttgcattgacggaagatcacttttacaatgaagttcctggGTAGATTGAGAATcgacactacagatgaccgcaaaatatctacatgcccacacaaaggatgtcttttataaagttggcagacTGTTTAAAttatgggatatacttttatgcggtctccgagtgaactgactcttgaccatccgaggaactgggatgcgtgtttcgtttccttttgtgctggtcccgcctagcggttggagcttgttttgttaaataacactacttcagGACAGTTATTTATAAATCTGTCAGTTcctggtgcttatgcctcctgttggctggagtatgatttgtggagtattttcgtgggacattggaatgattatgtcatctgctgcactcatcagctggctcactgaagatttgtttgtctgaccgaggaaactgaacagctttatatcagctggaatttgttttgtgaaggaacacatcttcgagacagttctgtgaatgagtctacatgttttttgtgtttattctgcctattggctggggtttgttttacaaaatatttgatgttatgtaatttagccttacaaatttgtgtggcaaaattgagcaatccgatggcaaagttgtcacgggggctctcgtaggcgtacatggactatttgagtttAAAGAGATTGACGcaagttggcgctgtcgtgcgtggggttaatgcgcacgtttttcttttttctgtttgttttgttcgggggggagttcggggttttattgttgcattaatgttgaaatgtggtcttcataattttgtctttggcacgcaatttattttttctattatatcaaaatgtcaaatgttaatatgagtgtactatctctcgcCACATGGAatttgaatgggttggggcaccccataaaaacaaggaaggttatttattttcttaaacgtaagttTAGAGAGTTTAGAGgagttgccacatatagagaaaaagaaatgatatagttggcgccttaatgtatcccttttgcaaaatcctgatttccaacaaatgttaaagactgaaatcaatatttatatggagaccaactggccctcggtatcctctgtgggcatggcttgggaggcacttaaggcggttcttaggggtcagatcatacagtatgcctcattcatcaaaatatccaaagcataagaattcgtggagttggaaggaaatattaaaactgcagaggcagagctgaagtgccgtatgtcatctgatggcctcagagaattgacccgattgaaatacagatataatactattttgtcacagaatgtggagttttggttattcagggcaaaacagtcacactttgagttgggggacaaagcagggaagcttttggctagatatataaagcagagagagtctctttctatcattccctcagtgaaatctgctggtggtgaaatttttacctcagccattgatattaataatgcctttaatgagttctatcttgatctttatagttccacgtcttcgtctactgatgaagatattagaaactttgtggaaccattagatcttcttaaactgaagactgagcaaaaaaacgctcttgattctgagataagcttggaggagcttgacaaggtaataaagtccctacctactggcaaggctcctgggccagatggttttgccacagaattgtttagatcttatgctacagaactggctcttcttttgttagaagtttatactgaatcattaaagaatggaaagcttcctccaaccatgacacaagcccggatcagtcttattcttaaaaaggacaaagatccaagtgagtgtaaaagttaccatccaatctccctgatccaactagatgtaaaaatgttgtcaaaaatgtacgctaaccgattaagtaaggttatgacatctcttatacatatagatcaggtggggtttattcggggccacagctcttctgataacatcaggcgtctcatcaatatcatgtggtcagtagtgaatgatcagtctccggtcgccgCCATcttacttgatgccgaaaaggcgtttgatatggtagaatgggattatctttttaagattttggcattaagtatttagggattttattcccagcaaatttgtctgattagttagtgttaattttgaccctttaataaaaaggttttcgagtgatgtaggcaggtgggcttcattacatttatcgatgattgggaaggttattgttattaaaatgaactgtattccaaaatttaactacctgctacaatctctccctttagatgtccccctgtcttatttcaagcaatttgatagcatacgaagtctttcatttggaatggtaaacgtcccagaatacataggccgatagacaaaggtgggctaggcctacccaagattttgtttaattactatgcgttcagtctcagacatttggctcattggtcacttccacctgagagagcccctccctggtttgttattgaacaggcagttcttgcccctatttcgccactacaaagcatctctatcaaactaattggaaaagttaagttacaccccgttatttcacatttacactcggtatggactaaagtgtgcagattgtttaaattggacacttatttaaatgttgcctcgagcatatggcagaacccaagattgtgtattggcaagtcccctttctgctggccagagtggattgtgaggggggttgctacactcggtgacttaTATggaagtggagtgttgagatcgtttgaaaacttggtccaacattttgggatccccagacctcagttttataggtatttacaactgcgccacctgctttgtactatttttgggagtagcacacacacccctaaggaggcagatgctttgggagaggtgattgcggcttttggaaaaggtcatgaggcatcagtgtattacttcctgttaattcagagtctgggggacggagccttaacttctctcaagagagtttgggagaaagatttcaacttggcattggaggaaggagtgtgggctaagatttttaaaatgttaagtctgcatctagagatacaaggttgcgtcttatacaattcaaaattttgcatagattttattggaccccctctagactgtataggcttggtcttaaagacacacccacctgctggagatgccaatcggaggatggagacatggctcatgttttttggtgttgtgtcgagatccagaaattctggtcgaaggttcagaattttgtgtgcgacgtggttgcactcgggtttcgttttgacccagactttgtgttctgagCGATgaggcggtcatcgatgtgggggatggccatatagagaactgggttctgacctgtgtgatgatcgccaggcaggttattttgaggggttggaggtcagctggtgcgctcccatatccggagtggtgcacggaggtggggagggtggcagcttatgaggaggtgtcatcgggaagacggggtggcttggatatgtttatacggaaatggggcaggtatttggagattttggagggctctcaggtggggtgtggagagagtagtgtaatatagttagtatgattattatgtgtgtgtatggatgtatgtatgtttgtatatgtatgtatatatatatattttttatatatatatatatatgtgtgtgtctgtttgatttttatttctatatatttacttatgtttgaccacagggttgtttttttggggggcggggtggggttggggaggggggttgtggggcttaaatgttgattttatatatatatatatatatatatatatatatatatatatatatatatatatatatgttttgcattttattgttattgtatgatttaataataaaaaaataaaaaataaaaaaaaagatggaaaaggatataaaaagatttccaaagccttgaaaatgccagtcagtactgttcaatcacttattaagagtggaaaatttggggatcccttgataccaagccaaggtcaggtagaccaagaaagatttcagccacaactgccagaagaattgttcgggatacaaagaaaaacccacaggtaacctcaggagaaatacaggctgctctggaaaaagatggtgtggttgtttccaggagcacaatacgacgatacttaaaCATATGAAAAGTATATTCGGTACTTGAATCTTGTGAaagttgatggcaagatgaatgcagcatgttatcagaaaatactggcagacaatttgcattcttctgcacgaaagctgcgcatgggacgctcttggactttccagcacgacaatgaccctaagcacaaggccaagttgaccctccagtggttcaaaaaggtgaaggttctggagtggccatcacagtctcctgaccttaatatcatcgagccactctggggagatctcaaatgtgcggttcatgcaagacaaccaaagactttgcatgacctggaggcattttgccaagacgaatgggcagctataccacctgcaagaatttggggcctcatagacaactattacaaaagactgcacgctgtcattgatgctaaagggggcaatacacagtattaagaactaagggtatgcagacttatgaacaggggtcatttcatttttttcattgttgccatgttttgttttatgattgtgccattctgttataacctacagttgaatatgaatcccataagaaataaaagaaatgttttgcctgctcactcatgttttctttaaaaatggtacatacattctccaagggtatgcaaacttttgagcacaactgtatatatatatatagatatatgcatgcatgcatgtatgtattaaacaaagacaaatgtgattcaatcataaaataatacaagacaccttGAACCTAAGATTgatttctattttcttttctttaggcagcattaactgtattaccaaaacgcaatacaaacacattcgataagaacatgtatttggcagcatttttttgtgaacacatgggaatttattaggcttatttattatgattattattattatctttacatttataattgtctttagttcctCATTTtttggctattagtaatttttcacctgttgtcattgacggatgcttgcgtgatggcaaatggagcctttggagatggtaaatgtttggatttggggaggtggttatatataagattttttgatcactttgttattttaattgctttttttttggggggggggggtggtgttcatttaaagtgcaatttgaatttagaatttaGCAATTTGAATGTCTTTtacgtttttcatgtttcaataaattaatagaatttttaaagcaaaatcaataaagcaaaaatattcactgaccctcggcagggggggttgacgatataacCGGATATCAAGAAATTTTTTACAGCAattatcgttaaaatatttttttacatatcgcccagcccaaaagggaacaATTGTTAAATGAAGTAATtctatggagacccgcacaaacacgtgtactcaattccatattgcaacatgttacctattaattgttgcatatttgtttgtttttgagtatgggcataataaacattttattttattgtaaattattagtttgtgctatggctctttctaaaaaatgcatcaaccaaaaattgcaaaattggctccttagtgaaaaaaggttcccgacccctgctctagcatcttcacaagttcctttgctgttgttctgggattgatttgcacttttcgcaccaaactacgttcatctctaggagacagaatgtgtctccttcctgagcagtattaTGGCAGcgttgtcccatggtgtttatacttgcgtactattgtttgtacagatgaacgtggtaccttcagacgtttggaaattgctcccatggatgaaccagacttgtggagggccacaattttttttctgaggtcttggctgatttcttttgattttcccatgatgtcaagcaaagaggcactgagtttgaaggtaggccttaaaatacatccacaggaacacctccaattcagtacacctcctatcagaagctaattgtctaaaggcttgacataattttcaggaatttttcaagctgcttaaaggcacagttaacttagtgtatgtaaacttctgacccactggaattgtgatatagtcaattaaaagttaaacaatctgtctataaacaattgttggaaaaattactcgtgacatgcacaaagtagatgtcctaaacaacttgccaaaactatagtttgctaatattaaatctgtggagtggctaaaaaatgagttttaatggggggcctgggtagctcatcgagtattgacgctggcttccacccctggagtcgtgagttcgaatccagggcatgctgagtgactccagtcaggtctcctaagcaaccaaattggccaagttgctagggagggtagagtcacatggggtaacctcttcgtggtcacaattaggggttcttgctctcaatggggcatgtggtaaggatcgcagagagtagcatgagcccccacatgctgtgagtctccgtggtgtcatgcacaacgagccacgttataagatgcgcggaggcaactgagacttgtcttccaacacccggatttaggtgagtaaccgcgccaccacgaggacgtactaagtagtgagaactgggcattccaaattgggagaaaagaggataaaaaataataaaaaaagagtgtatgacaacctaagtgtatgtaaacttcttacttcaactgtacctttagtctgggtgttatgaataacatctTCCTATAgtgtatgtgcatttccagtttaattgtatccgactcgatgatgttataaatataattggcatgtgtacagataactgatatgtctgaataaatgagcaaagacccacaagtgtttttatcccTGCTCTCTCCTTTCATCGCTGCTTAACTTTGGAGGAATGAAGCCatgtcacttaaaagataaaacttgaaagaaaatttaaagaaaaataaaattttggctCTGGcaagtaaacagcagtatcactgtagaatttttttttgcagaattttgtcgcatcccacagcgcagcacattgaaagtatatggaattttggtcacagaCATGGCGTCGCGTTCATACAGTGATGTCATATGAAACAAGTCTTTTGAAATCCTCATTAAAACAATGATTTGTTGAATTTTTGTCCATGTTTCCAGATAGTGGAAAAGCAGGAGAGGAAGAGTGGAACCCATGGGAAGAAGACGAGCTTGCCTACTCCATCTCAGTTCTGCAGAAGCGGAGAGATGCTTTCAGATCGTACCAAGATCAGATTGCAAAGAACAGGCTAAAACGATATAAAGTTCAGATCTTGGGCAAAGCAGCCATAGGCAAGTAATTGTTTGTTTGCTGATTGCATTGCATTGAATTGGCCAGTTAATTGTTAGCTGGTGGTTATTAAAAGTAAGCAAATGTTATTAAAGTAATAAGACATGTTTAcccttaaaggttcactcagtaattttttttcctcatttaaaaagttttacttctaaagaaatgtatAGTAATTTTgattatgtataaaatcatgaacactcatgtgagatgaagagttcagtcatatcagtaacctaaagctgttttattctacatggagcaggggcacctcatgggggcagccatgtttgcatcacatgaccagccgaatactagcttaatctcagtaactgccctgttagtGGAcaattgacactttcactcatggataaaattaatcctggtttactgtaaATAGTGACtttttacaatggcattggtaactgaaaactactgtttaGTGATGCAGCagcaggccactaggtgtcagtgtaaaccaCTTTGACATATTTCAAAAAATTACGCACCTTTAACATTTTCCTAGGACTGTATTTGTGGGAGCATATTTTAGAGGGGCCTCTCAACCCACCTGACAAATCCAGCCAATGGAGAGAAGGGGAAATTCAGTCAGGGAAGATCAATTTCAGGTAAGATTTTCACAGAGTTTAACTAAAAGGTGGAAAAGACAGATTAACTATAGGACTATTTGATTTGAAGTGAAACGCACAATAAAGGCATTTTTAAATGGTCATATAACAACTAACCTTGTGGTGTCTTTCAGTGCCtcatttttgaaaaagaaaaagaaaaaagtaatgtgTTTATCAGAGAGCCTGGTATTCTGTTTCAGGAACCATCATTTGATAATCTCTGTTATCACAATCTGTCCCCAGTTTCTACACAGGGCCAGCAGTAGTCCAAGGTCACATTTCTCTGGACACAGACAGTGTGGTATTGGTGCTGAATGGCCGTGAGCAACAAAAAATCTCCTACTCCATCCAGTGGCTGCAGTATTTCCAGGGTCTGGTGCAGGCCCACACTGTTTCTCGATTGGCTGTGGTGCTTTTGGGCAATGAGCAGTGCAATAATGATTGGATCAGCCCTTACCTTAAGAGGCACGGCGGGTTTGTGGACCTGCTCTTTCTTGTGTATGACAGTCCTTGGGTCAATAACAAAGACATCTTTCAGTGGCCTCTTGGTGTTGCCACGTAAGATCCtccttttttaataattattactgTTTTACATGTAGAATGTAGAATTTTGAATAGCATTTAAAAACATATACCTGTTTCTTTCAATAAGTTTCCTTGTTTACATTTCTCTGCAGATACAGGCATTTCCCAGTAGTCACACTTAGCATACAGATGGTGAACTCTGTTAGGCCATACCTCTGCAACTTCCTCGGAACTGTCTACAATAACTCCTCTAGGGAAACTCTGATGGGCATCCTAAAGCAGAACATCATGGAAAAAGAGTGTTTCATGCATGTTAGAGAGAAGTATGTATATCTGAAAGCAATGTCTGTTATCTCATCTGAAACTTTATTCACTATCAAGACCAAATTAAATATTACCAGATAAATGCAGTTGTAAAATACTTAAAGGCGAAATATGGAATTTTACTGCAcgactagtggcaccaaacagaaaataataaataatgacacTCCACTCATCTACAATTGGTCTGTCAAATCTATTCATGACATTAGTCAGccaaatgttgctgtgtcgggctgatcaggatgctcaaataaacagagcaatgttttgaaagcgccacagagccacagcgTTTACACTTCTAGggtaaatcaacctacaaatattaaactgggataggagcaagtattttaacattagaaaAATTCACCTATACTTCACCTATAAGTTATGCTAGGTGTTTGGTTAATGAGTAAGTATATCTTGTagtaatgtatttacatttttgagctagcccatgtaataatatttttctaTTGTTTACCTCTAAAACCTTCTGTTTTCAACTGCCAAAAAAATGTATCCTGAACATTGCTGGATTGTGCAAGTACTTTGTTTTCTAATACGTCTTGCATGTTGTGTCATTAGGTGGCTTCCTGAGGAAACGGCAGACACCTCCAGACAGTACCAGATGGCACTTGCGCAAAGTGACCTCACCCTTTGTCCAGTGGGAGTGAACACAGAGTGCTATCGCATCTACGAGGCCTGTGCCTATGGCTCTGTGCCTGTGGTGGAGGACGTCCTGACTCCTGGGGCCTGTGCAGCCAGCCATCGGTCCCCGCTTCGACTACTTAAAGATGCAGGAGCACCCTTCATCTTCCTCAAGGACTGGAGGGAGCTGTCTGCCATCATGGAGAGGGAGAGAGGCATGAGCCAGAAAGCAAAAACAGAGAGGAGGATGAGACTGCTGGAGTGGTACAGAGGGTTTCGTCAGCAGATGAAGGACAAATTCACAGAGGTCTTGGAGGATGCCTTTTTCAAAGTCAGCTAGGATGAGATCGGGGGAAAGTTAATATAGTCTCTCATATAGAATGAAAAAGCTGGTAAAGCAGATGCTATGCATTAACATCCATTTTGGTTGTCACTTATTTTTAgagacatttaatcatttagtttGTACACAgtgattttgtttaatttaagGTGTTTACCATCTGCTACTGTGTATTAATGCCCTCCATGTCAACTGTcaactattattttattataaatcatGGTGATTCCATGAAAataacattgcaaaaaaaataaaataaaaataaatctgtatACTTGCTTATGGtacagtgagtgtttgtgtgtgtgtgtttaattaaaggaatattcagtgttcaagttaagctcaatcgatagcatttgtggcataatttgattatcacaaaaatgtatttcgactggTCCcttcttttattaaagaaaagaagcaaacatctgggttacagtaaggcacttgtaCACATTCTCAGACTTCCTTAAAGTCTATGATGTTAAATAGTGCTTTTGACTCAAATACACTGGATTGTATTTGGCGGTATTTTGTTTTTGATGTCAAGGAAGATTGCTCGGATGAGGGACAGAGAAATGGAGTGCGTGTCTGACAGCTGTGAGCAAGGCTGTGCTATGTGACAAGCATTGCCGCTATGTCACCCATGACTAAAGGGAAGGAAAACACTTTGACAAGTTTTAAAGTTAACGACTGATAAGGGCATGATTCAGAGTAAATTCATTATTCATGATTCATTAGTGTTTTCATAGATCACATGCACATCTTTCacatatctttatttttaagggTGATGCCAGCTGCATAATTTTAGGGGGCTGAGATGAAAAACAGGGTCTAGCAATGCCTAAGCTCcaaatttctatatatatatatatatataatatgtatagatatatatagatatagtagTTGGTTTGAACTGGATTGCAAAACTTCTAAATGTTAATATTGTATGTTTGATTTTAGAAACACTCTTGCTTATTGTGTAAACTACAGAAATATTGATATTAATCAAATATGGCACTGTGTAAGTTACTCTGTGTAAGCAATCTGCCGAATGCTGAAAAATATTTGAGTGAACATTGGTGGTGACTTGTTGGTAACTGGATGCTCTGATTTGATCGAAGGTTGTACTTGGCCTAAAAAGTTTGAGAAGCACTGTTTTATATCATGCACGAAGTTTCAGAACTGCACTTACGTGTAATAGCAAACACCCGCCAGTAGGCGTCCCACACAACACACTGTAATGCATCTATCCGTGTTGTTACTATATAGGAAAGCgagttgttaaaaataaaaacaacgcTTACTTTAAATCTTAGAAAAGTCTGTTTTTAGAAATTATCTGCacttttaaaggattcagattgTAGAGTAACGATTTTAAGCTTTTGGATGCATCAATCTCAAATGCACATTTCGCAATACGttttaaatatctttgttttctttattaagATTAGAATCCAATATCTTAGATTGTTTAGTTTTATTGACAACATAA encodes:
- the LOC127455910 gene encoding ribitol-5-phosphate xylosyltransferase 1, which produces MRFFRRKIAIIVVLAYAIFSLYAAYNVFFNKRVINRVHRVVKKGSAIVDSGKAGEEEWNPWEEDELAYSISVLQKRRDAFRSYQDQIAKNRLKRYKVQILGKAAIGLYLWEHILEGPLNPPDKSSQWREGEIQSGKINFSFYTGPAVVQGHISLDTDSVVLVLNGREQQKISYSIQWLQYFQGLVQAHTVSRLAVVLLGNEQCNNDWISPYLKRHGGFVDLLFLVYDSPWVNNKDIFQWPLGVATYRHFPVVTLSIQMVNSVRPYLCNFLGTVYNNSSRETLMGILKQNIMEKECFMHVREKWLPEETADTSRQYQMALAQSDLTLCPVGVNTECYRIYEACAYGSVPVVEDVLTPGACAASHRSPLRLLKDAGAPFIFLKDWRELSAIMERERGMSQKAKTERRMRLLEWYRGFRQQMKDKFTEVLEDAFFKVS